The following coding sequences lie in one Frigoribacterium sp. SL97 genomic window:
- the rpsH gene encoding 30S ribosomal protein S8, with amino-acid sequence MTMTDPVADLLTRLRNANSAFHETVSLPSSKLKSHIAEILKREGFIESWKVEDARVGQTLTIDLKYGPARERSIKGIKRVSKPGLRVYAKSTEIPQVLGGLGVAILSTSSGLLTDREAQKKGVGGEVLAYVW; translated from the coding sequence ATGACGATGACAGATCCGGTCGCAGACCTGCTGACCAGACTGCGCAACGCGAACTCGGCTTTCCACGAGACCGTGTCGCTCCCGAGCAGCAAGCTCAAGTCCCACATCGCCGAGATCCTCAAGCGCGAGGGTTTCATCGAGTCGTGGAAGGTCGAAGACGCCCGCGTCGGCCAGACCCTCACGATCGACCTCAAGTACGGCCCCGCCCGTGAGCGCTCCATCAAGGGCATCAAGCGCGTGTCGAAGCCCGGCCTCCGCGTCTACGCCAAGTCGACCGAGATCCCCCAGGTGCTCGGTGGCCTCGGTGTCGCCATCCTGTCGACTTCCTCCGGTCTGTTGACCGACCGTGAGGCCCAGAAGAAGGGCGTAGGCGGAGAAGTCCTCGCCTACGTGTGGTAA
- the rplF gene encoding 50S ribosomal protein L6, with product MSRIGRLPISIPAGVDVKIDGQAVSVKGPKGELSLVVKSPIEARIEEGTVVVTRPDDERESRSLHGLTRTLIANQIIGVTEGYTKGLEVVGTGYRVQAKGSNVEFALGYSHPITVEPPAGISFTVEGNNKLTVVGIDKQAVGEMAANIRKLRKPEPYKGKGVRYAGEVVRRKAGKSGK from the coding sequence ATGTCTCGAATCGGAAGACTCCCCATCTCGATCCCTGCCGGGGTCGACGTGAAGATCGACGGCCAGGCCGTCAGCGTCAAGGGCCCCAAGGGTGAGCTGTCGCTCGTCGTCAAGAGCCCCATCGAAGCCAGGATCGAAGAAGGCACGGTCGTCGTGACCCGTCCGGACGACGAGCGCGAGTCGCGTTCGCTCCACGGCCTCACGCGCACCCTGATCGCCAACCAGATCATCGGCGTCACCGAGGGCTACACCAAGGGCCTCGAAGTCGTCGGAACCGGTTACCGCGTCCAGGCCAAGGGCTCGAACGTCGAGTTCGCCCTGGGCTACTCGCACCCCATCACCGTCGAGCCGCCCGCGGGCATCAGCTTCACGGTCGAGGGCAACAACAAGCTCACCGTCGTCGGGATCGACAAGCAGGCCGTCGGCGAGATGGCTGCCAACATCCGCAAGCTGCGCAAGCCCGAGCCCTACAAGGGCAAGGGTGTCCGCTACGCCGGCGAGGTCGTCCGCCGCAAGGCCGGAAAGTCAGGTAAGTAA
- the rplR gene encoding 50S ribosomal protein L18 — MGLGTRGKSKSAATKRRHTRLRKKVVGTEERPRLVVTRSARHVFVQVVDDSKGFTVASASTLEADLRTFDGDKTAKSRKVGELVAERAKAAGIEAVVFDRGGNKYAGRVAAIAEGAREAGLNL, encoded by the coding sequence ATGGGTCTCGGTACACGAGGAAAAAGCAAGTCGGCTGCCACCAAGCGCCGTCACACCCGCCTGCGCAAGAAGGTCGTGGGCACCGAAGAGCGTCCCCGTCTCGTCGTCACCCGTTCGGCCCGGCACGTGTTCGTGCAGGTCGTCGACGACAGCAAGGGCTTCACCGTCGCCAGCGCATCGACCCTCGAGGCCGACCTGCGCACGTTCGACGGTGACAAGACCGCGAAGTCCCGCAAGGTCGGCGAGCTCGTCGCCGAGCGTGCGAAGGCTGCGGGCATCGAGGCCGTCGTGTTCGATCGCGGCGGCAACAAGTACGCCGGACGCGTCGCGGCCATCGCCGAAGGCGCCCGAGAGGCTGGTTTGAACCTGTGA
- the rpsE gene encoding 30S ribosomal protein S5, giving the protein MSDATNTTPPAETEATKAPAEAVVERPVETAAGSESNNREGGRTDRRGGQGRGDRNQGGRGRGDRDDKSQFLERVVTINRVSKVVKGGRRFSFTALVVVGDGNGLVGVGYGKAREVPTAISKGVEEAKKNFFRVPRIGNTIPHPVQGEAAAGVVMLRPASAGTGVIAGGPVRAVLECAGVHDVLSKSLGSSNTINIVHATVEALQQLEEPRAVAARRGLDIDAVMPAFMVRAEQAARTAATEKAGA; this is encoded by the coding sequence GTGAGCGACGCTACGAACACCACTCCCCCCGCAGAGACCGAAGCGACCAAGGCACCGGCTGAGGCCGTCGTCGAGCGTCCCGTCGAGACCGCTGCCGGCTCGGAGTCGAACAACCGCGAGGGTGGTCGCACCGACCGCCGTGGCGGCCAGGGTCGCGGTGACCGCAACCAGGGTGGCCGCGGACGCGGCGACCGTGACGACAAGAGCCAGTTCCTGGAGCGCGTCGTCACGATCAACCGCGTGTCGAAGGTCGTCAAGGGCGGTCGTCGCTTCAGCTTCACCGCACTCGTCGTCGTCGGTGACGGCAACGGACTGGTCGGTGTCGGCTACGGCAAGGCCCGAGAGGTCCCCACGGCCATCAGCAAGGGCGTCGAAGAGGCAAAGAAGAACTTCTTCCGCGTCCCGCGCATCGGCAACACGATCCCGCACCCCGTGCAGGGTGAAGCCGCTGCAGGCGTCGTCATGCTGCGTCCGGCCTCGGCCGGTACCGGTGTCATCGCCGGTGGTCCCGTCCGCGCCGTGCTCGAGTGCGCCGGCGTGCACGACGTCCTGAGCAAGTCGCTCGGTTCGTCGAACACGATCAACATCGTCCACGCCACGGTCGAGGCGTTGCAGCAGCTCGAAGAGCCGCGTGCCGTCGCCGCCCGTCGTGGACTCGACATCGACGCTGTCATGCCGGCCTTCATGGTCCGTGCCGAGCAGGCAGCTCGTACCGCCGCGACCGAGAAGGCAGGTGCCTGA
- the rpmD gene encoding 50S ribosomal protein L30, with product MAANLKVTQIKSVISEKQNQRDTLRSLGLKRIGQSVVREDTKQNRGYVNTVAHLVKVEEID from the coding sequence ATGGCCGCCAACCTCAAGGTGACCCAGATCAAGTCCGTAATCAGCGAGAAGCAGAACCAGCGTGACACGCTGCGGAGCCTGGGCCTCAAGCGCATCGGCCAGTCGGTCGTTCGCGAGGACACCAAGCAGAACCGCGGCTACGTCAACACGGTCGCCCACCTCGTGAAGGTCGAGGAGATTGACTAA
- the rplO gene encoding 50S ribosomal protein L15 — MADEKNEAAAKAAPKKAAAPKATTTKAAAPKAAAKKPAADKAAASTGSTTKAAPASTTSSDDVARPQVLKVHHLRPAPGAKKAKTRVGRGEGSKGKTAGRGTKGQKARYQVKVGFEGGQMPLHMRTPKLRGFKNPFRVEYQVVNLEKLNELYPQGGDVTVGDLVAKGAVRKNEKVKVLGQGDLSVKLTVAVDKVSGSAEDKIVAAGGSVSK; from the coding sequence ATGGCTGACGAGAAGAACGAGGCCGCCGCGAAGGCCGCCCCGAAGAAGGCCGCCGCCCCCAAGGCGACGACCACCAAGGCAGCAGCTCCCAAGGCTGCCGCCAAGAAGCCCGCAGCCGACAAGGCCGCTGCTTCGACGGGTTCGACCACCAAGGCCGCTCCCGCCTCGACGACGTCCTCCGACGACGTCGCGCGTCCCCAGGTGCTCAAGGTGCACCACCTTCGTCCGGCTCCCGGTGCCAAGAAGGCGAAGACGCGCGTCGGCCGTGGTGAGGGTTCGAAGGGTAAGACGGCCGGTCGTGGCACCAAGGGTCAGAAGGCCCGGTACCAGGTCAAGGTCGGATTCGAGGGTGGCCAGATGCCGCTCCACATGCGTACTCCGAAGCTGCGCGGGTTCAAGAACCCGTTCCGCGTCGAGTACCAGGTGGTCAACCTCGAGAAGCTGAACGAGCTCTACCCGCAGGGTGGTGACGTCACCGTCGGTGACCTCGTCGCCAAGGGTGCCGTTCGGAAGAACGAGAAGGTCAAGGTCCTCGGACAGGGCGACCTGAGCGTCAAGCTCACCGTCGCGGTCGACAAGGTCTCCGGCTCCGCCGAGGACAAGATCGTCGCCGCCGGCGGGTCCGTCAGCAAGTAA